The following are from one region of the Streptomyces rubrogriseus genome:
- the guaB gene encoding IMP dehydrogenase: MTANVDGVPEKFATLGLTYDDVLLLPGASAVLPNAVDTSSRISRNVRVNIPLLSAAMDKVTESRMAISMARQGGVGVLHRNLSIEDQANQVDLVKRSESGMVANPITIHPDATLGEADALCAKFRISGVPVTDGAGKLLGIVTNRDMAFETDRTRQVREVMTPMPLVTGQVGISGVDAMELLRRHKIEKLPLVDGDGILKGLITVKDFVKAEQYPHAAKDAKGRLLVGAAVGASPEALDRAQALAEAGVDFLVVDTSHGHNSNALSWMSKIKSSVGIDVVGGNVATRDGAQALIDAGVDGIKVGVGPGSICTTRVVAGIGVPQVTAIYEASLAARAAGVPLIGDGGLQYSGDIGKALAAGADTVMLGSLLAGCEESPGELQFINGKQFKSYRGMGSLGAMQSRGQGRSYSKDRYFQAEVASDDKLVPEGIEGQVPYRGPLANVLHQLVGGLRQTMGYVGAATIEEMESKGRFVRITSAGLKESHPHDIQMTVEAPNYSRSK; the protein is encoded by the coding sequence ATGACTGCCAACGTCGACGGAGTGCCCGAGAAATTCGCGACACTCGGGCTGACCTACGACGACGTGCTGCTGCTGCCGGGCGCCTCCGCGGTGCTTCCGAACGCGGTCGACACCTCGTCCCGCATCTCCCGCAACGTGCGGGTCAACATCCCGCTGCTCTCCGCGGCCATGGACAAGGTGACCGAGTCCCGGATGGCCATCTCCATGGCCCGCCAGGGCGGCGTCGGCGTCCTGCACCGCAACCTGTCCATCGAGGACCAGGCCAACCAGGTCGACCTGGTGAAGCGCTCCGAGTCGGGCATGGTGGCCAACCCCATCACCATCCACCCGGACGCCACCCTCGGCGAGGCCGACGCCCTGTGCGCCAAGTTCCGCATCAGCGGCGTCCCGGTCACCGACGGCGCGGGCAAGCTGCTCGGCATCGTCACCAACCGCGACATGGCCTTCGAGACCGACCGCACCCGGCAGGTGCGCGAGGTCATGACGCCGATGCCGCTGGTCACCGGCCAGGTCGGCATCTCGGGTGTGGACGCCATGGAGCTGCTGCGCCGCCACAAGATCGAGAAGCTTCCGCTGGTCGACGGCGACGGCATCCTCAAGGGCCTGATCACGGTCAAGGACTTCGTCAAGGCCGAGCAGTACCCGCACGCCGCCAAGGACGCCAAGGGCCGCCTGCTCGTCGGCGCCGCCGTGGGCGCCAGCCCCGAGGCCCTCGACCGCGCCCAGGCGCTCGCCGAGGCCGGGGTGGACTTCCTCGTCGTCGACACCTCGCACGGCCACAACAGCAACGCGCTGAGCTGGATGTCGAAGATCAAGTCGAGCGTCGGCATCGACGTCGTCGGCGGCAACGTCGCCACCCGCGACGGCGCCCAGGCGCTGATCGACGCCGGTGTCGACGGCATCAAGGTCGGCGTCGGCCCCGGCTCCATCTGTACGACCCGCGTCGTCGCCGGCATCGGCGTCCCGCAGGTCACCGCGATCTACGAGGCCTCCCTCGCCGCCCGCGCGGCCGGGGTGCCCCTCATCGGCGACGGCGGCCTCCAGTACTCCGGCGACATCGGCAAGGCGCTGGCGGCCGGCGCCGACACCGTGATGCTGGGCAGCCTGCTGGCGGGCTGCGAGGAGTCGCCGGGTGAGCTGCAGTTCATCAACGGCAAGCAGTTCAAGTCGTACCGCGGCATGGGCTCGCTGGGCGCCATGCAGTCCCGCGGCCAGGGCCGGTCGTACTCGAAGGACCGGTACTTCCAGGCCGAGGTCGCCTCCGACGACAAGCTCGTGCCCGAGGGCATCGAGGGCCAGGTCCCCTACCGGGGCCCGCTGGCCAACGTCCTGCACCAGCTCGTCGGCGGCCTGCGGCAGACCATGGGCTACGTGGGCGCGGCCACCATCGAGGAGATGGAGTCCAAGGGCCGCTTCGTCCGGATCACCTCCGCGGGCCTCAAGGAGAGCCACCCGCACGACATCCAGATGACGGTCGAGGCACCGAACTACAGCCGCAGCAAGTAA
- a CDS encoding sigma-70 family RNA polymerase sigma factor translates to MRDDDAPPDQGTVGGLVHRAVDGDEQATHDLLAHVHPLALRYCRTRLSRLPGDARHFVEDLAQEVCVAVLLALPRYKDTGRPFEAFVFAIAAHKVADLQRAAMRHPGSTAVPSDEMPERPDDSLGPEERALLNSDAAWAKKLLANLPENQRELLLLRIAVGLTAEETGQMLGMSPGAVRVAQHRALSRLRALAEQ, encoded by the coding sequence ATGCGTGACGACGATGCGCCCCCGGACCAGGGGACGGTCGGTGGGCTCGTCCACCGCGCCGTGGACGGGGACGAGCAGGCCACGCACGACCTGCTCGCCCATGTCCACCCCCTGGCGCTGCGCTACTGCCGCACGCGTCTGTCCCGGCTGCCCGGCGACGCCCGGCACTTCGTCGAGGACCTCGCCCAGGAGGTCTGCGTCGCGGTGCTGCTCGCGCTGCCCCGCTACAAGGACACCGGACGCCCCTTCGAGGCGTTCGTCTTCGCCATCGCCGCCCACAAGGTCGCCGACCTCCAGCGCGCCGCGATGCGCCACCCCGGCTCCACGGCCGTCCCGTCCGACGAGATGCCCGAGCGGCCGGACGACTCGCTGGGCCCCGAGGAGCGGGCGCTGCTCAACAGCGACGCCGCCTGGGCCAAGAAGCTGCTGGCCAACCTGCCCGAGAACCAGCGCGAGCTGCTCCTGCTGCGCATCGCGGTCGGGCTCACGGCCGAGGAGACCGGACAGATGTTGGGAATGTCACCGGGGGCCGTGCGGGTCGCTCAGCACCGGGCGCTGAGCCGGCTGCGGGCGCTGGCGGAGCAGTAG
- a CDS encoding response regulator transcription factor — protein MTSVLVCDDSPLAREALRRAVATVPGVERVTTAANGEEVLRRWGADRSDLILMDVRMPGLGGVETVRRLLSADPGARIIMLTVAEDLDGVALAVAAGARGYLHKDASRAELRATVTQALADPTWRLAPRRLRSAEMGAAPTLTAREIQVLEGMSHGRSNAEIGRELFLSEDTVKTHARRLFKKLGASDRAHAVALGFRWGLVR, from the coding sequence ATGACTTCCGTCCTCGTCTGCGACGACTCCCCGCTTGCCCGAGAGGCGCTCCGCCGCGCGGTCGCGACCGTGCCCGGCGTCGAGCGCGTGACGACGGCCGCCAACGGCGAGGAAGTCCTCCGCCGCTGGGGTGCCGACCGCTCGGACCTGATTCTGATGGACGTGCGCATGCCCGGTCTGGGCGGCGTCGAGACCGTACGGCGGCTGCTGTCCGCCGACCCCGGCGCGCGCATCATCATGCTCACCGTCGCCGAGGACCTGGACGGCGTGGCCCTGGCGGTCGCCGCCGGTGCCCGTGGCTATCTGCACAAGGACGCCTCGCGCGCCGAGCTGCGCGCCACCGTGACCCAGGCACTCGCCGACCCGACCTGGCGGCTCGCCCCGCGCCGGCTGCGCTCGGCCGAGATGGGCGCCGCGCCCACGCTCACCGCGCGGGAGATCCAGGTCCTGGAGGGCATGAGCCACGGCCGCTCCAACGCGGAGATCGGCCGCGAGCTGTTCCTCTCCGAGGACACCGTCAAGACCCACGCCCGTCGGCTCTTCAAGAAGCTCGGCGCCTCGGACCGGGCACACGCCGTGGCGCTCGGCTTCCGGTGGGGCCTGGTCCGCTAG
- a CDS encoding WhiB family transcriptional regulator → MADFSRLPGPNADLWDWQLLAACRGVDSSLFFHPEGERGAARSARENSAKEVCMRCPVRAECAAHALAVREPYGVWGGLTEDEREELMGRARNRLVAATASASAGGETAAPH, encoded by the coding sequence ATGGCAGATTTCTCCCGCCTTCCCGGACCGAACGCGGACCTGTGGGACTGGCAGCTCCTGGCTGCGTGCCGCGGGGTGGACAGCTCGCTCTTCTTCCATCCGGAAGGCGAACGCGGTGCGGCACGGAGTGCTCGCGAGAACTCGGCCAAGGAGGTCTGCATGAGGTGCCCGGTCCGCGCCGAGTGCGCGGCGCACGCGCTGGCGGTGCGTGAGCCGTACGGCGTCTGGGGCGGGCTGACCGAGGACGAGCGCGAAGAACTCATGGGACGGGCCCGCAACCGCCTGGTGGCGGCGACGGCCTCGGCGTCGGCCGGCGGGGAGACGGCCGCCCCTCACTGA
- a CDS encoding LysR family transcriptional regulator, translating to MIEARHLRVLRAVASTGSFSAAGRELGCTQPAVSQQMKALESSVGTPLLVRTGREMRLTQAGEALVRHAAGIIAGLTAAEEEVAAIAGLRAGRVRLVSFPSGSSTLVPTALAALRAAHPGTRVSLEEAEPPNSVELLREGDCDVALAFRYEGAAGAEEWDDLVVRPLLTDRLVALVPEGHRLARSEGVGSVAIGELARESWIAGCPRCRGQLVEVCEGAGFTPRIDFATDDYPAVVGLVGAGLGVAVLPQLAVDSVRPRGVRTVTLEPAVRREIVALTLPDLAQVPAVTATLDELARAGARQSATR from the coding sequence GTGATCGAGGCCCGTCATCTCCGCGTGCTGCGCGCCGTGGCATCCACCGGTTCCTTCTCCGCCGCGGGGCGCGAGCTGGGCTGCACCCAGCCGGCCGTCAGCCAGCAGATGAAGGCGCTGGAGTCCTCCGTCGGCACCCCGCTGCTCGTGCGCACCGGGCGTGAGATGCGGCTCACCCAGGCCGGAGAGGCGCTGGTGCGGCACGCCGCCGGGATCATCGCCGGGCTCACCGCGGCCGAGGAGGAGGTCGCCGCGATCGCCGGGCTGCGCGCCGGGCGGGTCCGGCTGGTCTCCTTCCCCAGCGGCAGCTCCACCCTCGTACCGACCGCCCTGGCCGCGCTGCGCGCCGCGCACCCCGGCACCCGGGTCTCCCTGGAGGAGGCCGAGCCGCCGAACTCCGTCGAGCTGCTGCGCGAGGGCGACTGCGACGTGGCGCTCGCCTTCCGCTACGAGGGCGCGGCCGGCGCCGAGGAGTGGGACGACCTCGTCGTACGGCCGCTGCTGACCGACCGGCTGGTGGCGCTGGTCCCCGAGGGGCACCGGCTCGCCCGGTCGGAAGGGGTCGGATCCGTGGCGATCGGGGAGCTGGCCCGGGAGTCCTGGATCGCGGGCTGCCCGCGCTGCCGCGGCCAGTTGGTCGAGGTGTGCGAGGGGGCCGGTTTCACCCCGCGCATCGACTTCGCGACCGACGACTACCCGGCGGTGGTCGGCCTGGTCGGCGCGGGTCTCGGCGTGGCCGTGCTGCCCCAGCTCGCCGTCGACTCCGTACGGCCGCGGGGCGTGCGTACGGTCACACTGGAGCCGGCCGTGCGGCGGGAGATCGTCGCGCTCACGCTGCCCGACCTGGCGCAGGTGCCGGCGGTGACGGCCACCCTGGACGAGCTGGCCCGGGCGGGGGCGCGCCAGTCGGCGACGCGCTGA
- a CDS encoding MOSC domain-containing protein, with product MRLLSVNLGRAKAVPYTDQPEGVTGIDKRPADGPVRVAAPGSEGIGASGLAGDAVCDTRHHGGTDQAVYAMAREDMDAWGRELGRELPNGAFGENLTTTGLDLTGALIGERWRVGPELLLEVTSGRIPCRTFQGHMGEPRWVKRFMEKGAPGAYFRVLEPGEIRAGDPVRIVHRPSHEVTVALQFRAVTTQRELLPRLLAAGEALHPEALATARKYVAEYGA from the coding sequence ATGAGGCTCCTGTCCGTCAACCTGGGACGCGCGAAGGCGGTGCCGTACACGGACCAGCCCGAGGGCGTCACCGGCATCGACAAGCGGCCGGCCGACGGGCCGGTGCGGGTGGCGGCGCCCGGCTCCGAGGGCATCGGGGCGAGCGGTCTGGCCGGCGACGCCGTCTGCGACACGCGGCACCACGGCGGCACCGACCAGGCGGTGTACGCGATGGCGCGCGAGGACATGGACGCCTGGGGACGCGAACTGGGCCGCGAGCTGCCGAACGGCGCGTTCGGAGAGAACCTCACCACCACGGGCCTGGACCTCACCGGCGCCCTGATCGGCGAGCGCTGGCGGGTCGGCCCGGAGCTGCTCCTCGAGGTGACGTCCGGACGCATCCCGTGCCGCACCTTCCAGGGCCACATGGGTGAGCCGCGCTGGGTGAAGCGGTTCATGGAGAAGGGTGCGCCGGGCGCCTACTTCCGCGTCCTCGAGCCCGGTGAGATCCGCGCGGGCGACCCGGTGCGGATCGTGCACCGCCCCTCCCACGAGGTGACGGTGGCCCTGCAGTTCCGCGCCGTGACGACCCAGCGCGAGCTGCTCCCCCGGCTGCTCGCGGCGGGCGAGGCGCTGCACCCGGAGGCGCTCGCGACGGCGCGGAAGTACGTGGCGGAGTACGGCGCCTGA
- a CDS encoding SDR family NAD(P)-dependent oxidoreductase has translation MTTALITGSTAGLGAAFARRLAADGHDLVLVARDTERLRGQATELHDRHGIEAEVLTADLSADPGIDAVAARLSDRRNPVDLLVNNAGFGNKGRFLDVPMADELTMLKVHCEAVLRLTSAAVEAMRERGRGGVVNVASVAAFVPRGTYGASKAWVVQFTQGVAKDLAGSGVRLMALAPGFVRTEFHERAGMGTDNIPNWMWLDADNVVAAALADLSRGKSLSIPDPRYKTLMGAAKLVPRGLLGGITSRTGRKYGPQ, from the coding sequence ATGACAACGGCATTGATTACGGGATCGACAGCGGGCCTCGGGGCGGCGTTCGCGCGGCGGCTGGCGGCCGACGGACACGACCTGGTGCTGGTGGCCCGTGACACCGAGCGGCTGCGCGGGCAGGCCACGGAGCTGCACGACCGGCACGGCATCGAGGCGGAGGTGCTGACGGCGGACCTGTCGGCGGACCCCGGCATCGACGCGGTGGCGGCCCGGCTGTCCGACCGCAGGAACCCCGTCGACCTGCTGGTCAACAACGCCGGGTTCGGCAACAAGGGCCGTTTCCTCGACGTCCCCATGGCCGACGAGCTGACCATGCTCAAGGTGCACTGCGAGGCGGTGCTCCGGCTGACCTCGGCGGCGGTGGAGGCGATGCGGGAGCGGGGCCGCGGCGGCGTCGTCAACGTGGCCTCGGTCGCCGCCTTCGTCCCGCGCGGCACCTACGGCGCCTCCAAGGCGTGGGTCGTCCAGTTCACCCAGGGCGTGGCGAAGGACCTGGCCGGCAGCGGCGTCCGCCTGATGGCCCTGGCCCCCGGCTTCGTGCGCACGGAGTTCCACGAGCGGGCCGGCATGGGCACGGACAACATCCCGAACTGGATGTGGCTCGACGCGGACAACGTCGTCGCGGCGGCCCTCGCCGACCTGTCCCGCGGCAAGTCCCTGTCGATCCCCGACCCCCGCTACAAGACCCTGATGGGCGCGGCGAAGCTGGTGCCGCGGGGGCTGCTGGGCGGCATCACGTCGCGGACGGGGCGCAAGTACGGGCCGCAGTAG
- the groL gene encoding chaperonin GroEL (60 kDa chaperone family; promotes refolding of misfolded polypeptides especially under stressful conditions; forms two stacked rings of heptamers to form a barrel-shaped 14mer; ends can be capped by GroES; misfolded proteins enter the barrel where they are refolded when GroES binds) — MAKILKFDEDARRALERGVNKLADTVKVTIGPKGRNVVIDKKFGAPTITNDGVTIAREVEVEDPYENLGAQLVKEVATKTNDIAGDGTTTATVLAQALVREGLKNVAAGASPALLKKGIDAAVAAVSEDLLATARPIDEKSDIAAVAALSAQDQQVGELIAEAMDKVGKDGVITVEESNTFGLELDFTEGMAFDKGYLSPYFVTDQERMEAVLDDPYILINQGKISSIADLLPLLEKVIQANASKPLLIIAEDLEGEALSTLVVNKIRGTFNAVAVKAPGFGDRRKAMLQDMAVLTGATVISEEVGLKLDQVGLEVLGTARRITVTKDDTTIVDGAGKRDEVQGRIAQIKAEIENTDSDWDREKLQERLAKLAGGVCVIKVGAATEVELKERKHRLEDAISATRAAVEEGIVSGGGSALVHAVKVLEGNLGKTGDEATGVAVVRRAAVEPLRWIAENAGLEGYVITSKVADLDKGQGFNAATGEYGDLVKAGVIDPVKVTRSALENAASIASLLLTTETLVVEKKEEEEPAAAGHGHAH, encoded by the coding sequence ATGGCGAAGATCCTGAAGTTCGACGAGGACGCCCGTCGCGCCCTCGAGCGCGGCGTCAACAAGCTCGCCGACACCGTGAAGGTGACGATCGGCCCCAAGGGCCGCAACGTCGTCATCGACAAGAAGTTCGGCGCCCCCACCATCACCAACGACGGCGTCACCATCGCCCGCGAGGTCGAGGTCGAGGACCCGTACGAGAACCTCGGCGCCCAGCTGGTGAAGGAGGTGGCGACCAAGACCAACGACATCGCGGGTGACGGCACCACCACCGCCACCGTGCTCGCCCAGGCGCTCGTGCGCGAGGGCCTGAAGAACGTCGCCGCCGGTGCCTCCCCGGCGCTGCTGAAGAAGGGCATCGACGCGGCCGTCGCCGCCGTGTCGGAAGACCTTCTCGCCACCGCCCGCCCGATCGACGAGAAGTCCGACATCGCCGCCGTGGCCGCGCTGTCCGCCCAGGACCAGCAGGTCGGCGAGCTGATCGCCGAGGCGATGGACAAGGTCGGCAAGGACGGTGTCATCACCGTCGAGGAGTCCAACACCTTCGGTCTGGAGCTGGACTTCACCGAGGGCATGGCCTTCGACAAGGGCTACCTGTCGCCGTACTTCGTGACGGACCAGGAGCGCATGGAGGCCGTCCTCGACGACCCGTACATCCTGATCAACCAGGGCAAGATCTCCTCCATCGCGGACCTGCTGCCGCTGCTGGAGAAGGTCATCCAGGCCAACGCCTCCAAGCCGCTGCTGATCATCGCCGAGGACCTGGAGGGCGAGGCGCTCTCCACCCTCGTCGTCAACAAGATCCGCGGCACCTTCAACGCGGTGGCCGTCAAGGCCCCCGGCTTCGGCGACCGCCGCAAGGCGATGCTGCAGGACATGGCGGTCCTCACGGGCGCCACGGTCATCTCCGAGGAGGTCGGCCTCAAGCTCGACCAGGTCGGCCTCGAGGTGCTCGGCACCGCCCGCCGCATCACCGTCACCAAGGACGACACCACGATCGTCGACGGTGCCGGCAAGCGCGACGAGGTCCAGGGCCGGATCGCCCAGATCAAGGCCGAGATCGAGAACACGGACTCCGACTGGGACCGCGAGAAGCTCCAGGAGCGCCTCGCGAAGCTGGCCGGCGGCGTGTGCGTGATCAAGGTCGGCGCCGCCACCGAGGTGGAGCTGAAGGAGCGCAAGCACCGTCTGGAGGACGCCATCTCCGCGACCCGCGCCGCGGTCGAGGAGGGCATCGTCTCCGGTGGTGGCTCCGCGCTGGTCCACGCCGTCAAGGTGCTCGAGGGCAACCTCGGCAAGACCGGCGACGAGGCCACCGGTGTCGCGGTCGTCCGCCGCGCCGCGGTCGAGCCGCTGCGCTGGATCGCCGAGAACGCCGGCCTGGAGGGTTACGTCATCACCTCCAAGGTCGCCGACCTCGACAAGGGCCAGGGCTTCAACGCCGCCACCGGCGAGTACGGCGACCTGGTCAAGGCCGGCGTCATCGACCCGGTGAAGGTCACCCGCTCCGCCCTGGAGAACGCCGCCTCCATCGCCTCCCTCCTGCTGACGACCGAGACCCTGGTCGTCGAGAAGAAGGAAGAGGAAGAGCCGGCCGCGGCGGGCCACGGCCACGCCCACTGA
- the groES gene encoding co-chaperone GroES: MTTTSSKVAIKPLEDRIVVQPLDAEQTTASGLVIPDTAKEKPQEGVVLAVGPGRFEDGNRLPLDVSVGDVVLYSKYGGTEVKYNGEEYLVLSARDVLAIVEK; this comes from the coding sequence GTGACGACCACCAGCTCCAAGGTTGCCATCAAGCCGCTCGAGGACCGCATCGTGGTCCAGCCGCTCGACGCCGAGCAGACCACGGCTTCGGGCCTGGTCATTCCGGACACCGCCAAGGAGAAGCCCCAGGAGGGCGTCGTCCTGGCCGTCGGCCCGGGCCGCTTCGAGGACGGCAACCGCCTTCCGCTCGACGTCAGCGTCGGCGACGTCGTGCTGTACAGCAAGTACGGCGGCACCGAGGTGAAGTACAACGGCGAGGAGTACCTCGTCCTCTCGGCCCGCGACGTGCTCGCGATCGTCGAGAAGTAG
- a CDS encoding polysaccharide deacetylase family protein, giving the protein MRRGRSRPAGAAPAALLLPLLLLLPVTGCDRLAAAPAEHAAAAGDPAQDADRGRRLPPVVDHVRTDDPVVFLTYDDSAERDPAFAGLIRERRLPVTLFLTDAVAGPAYGDLARLRPYGASLQNHTLDHRSLRGLPYAGQRAEICGQQTKLRSRFGARAHLFRPPHGTYDTTTLRAAADCGITALVLWRATLDADGTLTYTRGDRRLHPGDIVAVDPDHPTATNLTTRTERLLETIEEQRLRVGNLEDYA; this is encoded by the coding sequence GTGAGGCGAGGGCGGTCCCGCCCGGCCGGCGCCGCCCCGGCCGCCCTCCTGCTCCCGCTGCTCCTGCTGCTCCCGGTCACCGGCTGCGACCGGCTCGCCGCCGCCCCCGCCGAACACGCGGCGGCGGCCGGGGACCCCGCCCAGGACGCCGACCGGGGCCGTCGCCTGCCGCCCGTCGTGGACCACGTCCGCACCGACGACCCGGTCGTCTTCCTCACCTACGACGACAGCGCCGAGCGCGACCCCGCCTTCGCCGGCCTGATCCGCGAACGGCGGCTCCCGGTCACCCTGTTCCTCACCGACGCCGTCGCCGGACCGGCCTACGGCGACCTCGCCCGGCTGCGCCCGTACGGCGCGAGCCTGCAGAACCACACCCTCGACCACCGCTCCCTGCGCGGCCTGCCCTACGCCGGCCAGCGCGCCGAGATCTGCGGCCAGCAGACCAAGCTCAGGTCCCGCTTCGGCGCCCGCGCCCACCTCTTCCGCCCGCCGCACGGCACGTACGACACCACGACCCTGCGCGCCGCCGCCGACTGCGGCATCACGGCCCTGGTCCTGTGGCGCGCCACCCTCGACGCCGACGGCACCCTCACCTACACCCGCGGCGACCGCCGCCTCCACCCCGGCGACATCGTGGCCGTGGACCCGGACCACCCGACGGCCACGAACCTGACGACCCGCACGGAACGTCTGCTGGAGACGATCGAGGAGCAGCGGCTGAGGGTGGGCAACCTTGAGGACTACGCCTGA
- a CDS encoding polysaccharide deacetylase family protein produces the protein MRAVVQNDKSRASRRVSRASRATTVLAVAALAAGCAQAEDQSVRGAPGQQAPPARAVDGAAKAREARAALAAAAKRWKLDKVPLTAPAPPAKKPEIEAREGFEVDGQEEDGLPPVFTTVPTKEKVVFLTIDDGAEKDPAFLRMMSELKIPYTVFLTDEEIKDDYGYFKKMQARGITLNNHTLSHPYLPGLSYEDQKREICGMQDVMEKHYGKRPALFRPPYGNYNRDTLRAAKSCGIEYAPIWSEEVYVDHWEYREWDQDLHPGDIVLTHFRGTDDWDGTMTDMVRRFLDRITADGYAVARLEDYL, from the coding sequence ATGCGAGCAGTCGTACAAAATGACAAAAGTCGGGCATCGCGTCGCGTGTCCCGGGCCTCTCGTGCCACCACCGTCCTCGCCGTCGCCGCCCTCGCCGCCGGCTGTGCGCAGGCAGAGGACCAAAGCGTGCGGGGCGCCCCCGGTCAGCAGGCACCCCCGGCCCGCGCGGTCGACGGCGCGGCGAAGGCTCGCGAGGCCCGGGCGGCCCTGGCCGCCGCGGCCAAGCGCTGGAAACTCGACAAGGTCCCGCTGACGGCTCCCGCGCCCCCCGCGAAGAAGCCGGAGATCGAGGCCCGCGAGGGCTTCGAGGTCGACGGCCAGGAGGAGGACGGCCTCCCGCCGGTCTTCACCACGGTCCCCACCAAGGAGAAGGTCGTCTTCCTCACCATCGACGACGGCGCCGAGAAGGACCCGGCGTTCCTGCGGATGATGAGCGAGCTGAAGATCCCGTACACCGTCTTCCTCACCGACGAGGAGATCAAGGACGACTACGGCTACTTCAAGAAGATGCAGGCCCGCGGCATCACCCTCAACAACCACACCCTGAGCCACCCCTACCTCCCCGGCCTCTCCTACGAGGACCAGAAGCGGGAGATCTGCGGCATGCAGGACGTGATGGAGAAGCACTACGGCAAGCGCCCCGCCCTCTTCCGCCCGCCGTACGGCAACTACAACCGCGACACCCTGCGCGCCGCCAAGTCCTGCGGGATCGAGTACGCCCCGATCTGGAGCGAGGAGGTGTACGTCGACCACTGGGAGTACCGCGAGTGGGACCAGGACCTGCACCCCGGCGACATCGTCCTCACCCACTTCCGGGGCACCGACGACTGGGACGGCACGATGACCGACATGGTCCGCCGCTTCCTGGACCGGATCACCGCCGACGGATACGCGGTGGCCCGCCTGGAGGACTACCTGTGA
- a CDS encoding class I SAM-dependent methyltransferase — MNDLDFLLTPEGRALLDEVRDTDPVRELAVATRLRRTHPAELVSAALGQARLRQRAVAKFGAEDAGRMFFTPNGVEQSTRASVAAYRAECLQALGVRSVADLCCGIGGDAVAFARAGIRVLAVDHDPVTAAAARANADALGLADLIEVREADVTEVDTAGYDAVFVDPARRSSKRGRIFDPEAYSPPLSWAVSAALGAPLGLLKIAPGIPHEAIPPEATAEWVSDGGDVKEAVLWFGPDVTPGARRATLLPAGAGIYASPATMLPDPEARPVGRYLYEPDGAVIRAHLVAEVAEDLDGGLIDPTIAYVTADEAHRTPYATAYEITDQLPFNVKKLKALLRERGVGTLTVKKRGSAVEPEELRRKVKPQGPNSATVFLTRVAGAPTMLIGHPAR; from the coding sequence GTGAACGACCTCGACTTCCTCCTCACTCCCGAAGGCCGCGCGCTCCTCGACGAGGTGCGCGACACCGACCCCGTGCGCGAGTTGGCGGTCGCGACCCGGCTGCGGCGCACGCATCCCGCCGAGCTGGTGTCGGCGGCGCTCGGGCAGGCGCGGCTGCGGCAGCGCGCGGTGGCGAAGTTCGGGGCCGAGGACGCCGGGCGGATGTTCTTCACGCCCAACGGGGTCGAGCAGTCGACGCGGGCGAGTGTGGCGGCGTACCGGGCGGAGTGCCTCCAGGCGCTCGGGGTGCGGTCCGTCGCCGACCTGTGCTGCGGGATCGGCGGTGACGCGGTCGCGTTCGCCCGGGCCGGGATCCGGGTCCTCGCCGTCGACCACGACCCGGTCACCGCCGCCGCGGCCCGTGCCAACGCCGACGCGCTCGGGCTCGCCGACCTGATCGAGGTGCGCGAGGCCGACGTGACGGAGGTGGACACGGCCGGGTACGACGCCGTGTTCGTCGACCCCGCCCGGCGTTCCTCCAAGCGCGGCCGGATCTTCGATCCGGAGGCGTACTCACCGCCCCTGTCCTGGGCCGTGTCCGCCGCGCTCGGGGCGCCGCTCGGCCTGCTGAAGATCGCGCCCGGCATTCCCCACGAGGCGATCCCCCCGGAGGCGACGGCCGAGTGGGTCTCGGACGGCGGGGACGTCAAGGAGGCCGTGCTGTGGTTCGGCCCGGACGTGACGCCGGGCGCGCGGCGGGCGACGCTGCTGCCCGCCGGGGCGGGGATCTACGCGTCGCCCGCGACCATGCTGCCGGACCCCGAGGCCCGTCCGGTCGGGAGGTACCTGTACGAGCCGGACGGCGCCGTCATCCGGGCCCACCTGGTCGCCGAGGTGGCCGAGGACCTGGACGGCGGGCTGATCGACCCGACCATCGCCTACGTCACCGCCGACGAGGCGCACCGCACGCCGTACGCCACCGCCTACGAGATCACCGACCAGCTCCCGTTCAACGTCAAGAAGCTGAAGGCGCTGCTGCGGGAGCGCGGGGTCGGCACGCTGACGGTGAAGAAGCGGGGCTCGGCGGTCGAGCCGGAGGAGCTGCGGAGGAAGGTCAAACCGCAGGGGCCGAACTCCGCGACGGTGTTCCTGACCCGGGTGGCGGGGGCACCGACGATGCTGATCGGGCACCCGGCGCGCTAA